In Thiospirochaeta perfilievii, a single window of DNA contains:
- a CDS encoding ATP-binding cassette domain-containing protein, whose protein sequence is MPVLSVKNIHKTYIDQIGSSTVVLNGVNLDLFSGDFTALMGSSGCGKTTLLKILGTLDKPTLGNVFFSSKDLTTMTKEEQSLLRLNKIGIVFQNSNLLDSLTIEENIVLPMILKGINKKIIKNKLNEMLVDL, encoded by the coding sequence ATGCCAGTATTATCAGTTAAAAATATTCATAAAACTTATATTGATCAGATAGGTTCAAGCACTGTAGTTTTAAATGGAGTGAATCTTGATCTTTTTAGTGGTGATTTTACAGCACTAATGGGTTCTTCAGGCTGTGGAAAGACCACTTTATTAAAAATCTTAGGGACATTGGATAAACCCACTTTAGGAAATGTATTCTTTTCAAGTAAAGATCTGACAACAATGACAAAAGAAGAACAGTCATTATTAAGACTTAATAAAATTGGAATTGTATTTCAAAATTCAAACTTACTAGATAGCTTAACTATTGAGGAAAATATTGTACTTCCTATGATTTTAAAAGGCATAAATAAAAAGATAATAAAAAATAAATTGAATGAAATGCTTGTTGATTTGTAA
- a CDS encoding ABC transporter transmembrane domain-containing protein, with amino-acid sequence MIFNNNISTNDIICLKYFLKYIKGYRIKILVILILSTLSVGVTLLEPYFLGEIIDSLLVEGFNDTLKPIILIFLIGLVGIFISLLETYITINITVNLNKKIKDDTYKALINMPLKDFDTFKSGELINRVENDVPIITELYINTLISIILDSFKIVGISIILIKLNIALYGVLFLSFPLSLYMFTIFGRKLREISGDIKKQHDNQFNSVKEIIDGLLDIKFFSMEDKAFSSLSQLNFKLASEIKKIKKKSAQSKLASMLLEFLGLIAYIIIGAFQISLKIFTIGGFVSFTRYSTIYFLSLKNITSISSKLQQSMIPLHRIHDLHNLYQNVNKKTNYNIKNLNGDIKFNSVSFSYNESAPVINNTFFNITTNAITGILGDNGSGKSTIVSVKTICH; translated from the coding sequence TTGATATTTAATAATAACATTTCTACAAATGATATTATATGTCTCAAATATTTTCTAAAGTATATAAAAGGATATAGAATTAAAATTTTAGTAATCCTAATATTATCTACCTTATCAGTAGGAGTAACATTACTTGAACCATATTTTCTTGGTGAAATTATAGACTCACTATTGGTAGAAGGTTTTAATGATACTTTAAAACCTATTATCTTAATTTTCCTAATTGGTTTAGTAGGAATTTTTATTAGTCTTTTAGAAACTTACATAACTATAAATATTACCGTAAATTTAAATAAAAAAATAAAAGATGATACATATAAGGCATTAATTAATATGCCTTTAAAAGATTTTGATACTTTTAAAAGTGGAGAACTTATTAACAGGGTTGAAAATGATGTGCCAATTATTACAGAATTATATATTAATACGCTGATCTCAATTATTCTAGATTCTTTTAAAATTGTAGGTATTAGTATAATTCTGATAAAATTAAATATAGCGTTATATGGAGTTCTGTTTTTATCATTTCCACTATCTTTATACATGTTTACTATATTTGGAAGAAAACTAAGAGAGATTTCAGGAGATATAAAAAAACAACATGACAATCAATTCAACTCTGTTAAAGAGATTATTGATGGTCTATTAGATATTAAGTTCTTTTCAATGGAAGATAAAGCATTTAGTTCATTGTCACAACTCAACTTTAAATTAGCATCTGAAATAAAAAAAATAAAAAAGAAAAGTGCACAATCTAAACTTGCCAGTATGCTATTAGAGTTCTTGGGGTTGATAGCATATATTATTATTGGTGCTTTTCAAATATCATTAAAAATATTTACTATTGGTGGTTTTGTCTCTTTTACAAGATACTCTACAATATATTTTCTTTCTTTAAAAAATATCACCAGTATTAGTTCAAAATTACAGCAATCTATGATTCCCTTACATAGAATACATGACCTACACAATCTATATCAAAATGTTAATAAAAAAACAAATTATAACATAAAAAATTTAAATGGTGATATCAAATTTAATTCTGTAAGTTTTTCATATAATGAATCAGCACCAGTTATTAATAACACATTTTTTAATATAACAACAAACGCAATTACAGGAATCTTGGGAGATAATGGTAGTGGTAAAAGTACAATTGTATCCGTCAAAACTATATGCCATTAA
- a CDS encoding ATP-binding protein has translation MGGNFQPAFLLEKLNQISRMALLEIIEERHKIKSTIIVTQLPVSLWHDTIGEPTIADAILDRLVYNSHRIELDGPILRMKKQTIH, from the coding sequence ATAGGTGGCAACTTTCAGCCGGCGTTTCTACTTGAAAAACTAAACCAGATAAGTAGAATGGCATTACTAGAAATAATTGAAGAAAGACACAAAATAAAATCTACAATAATTGTTACGCAACTTCCAGTTTCATTGTGGCATGACACTATCGGAGAACCTACTATAGCAGATGCGATATTAGACAGACTAGTGTATAACTCACATAGAATTGAACTTGATGGGCCTATTTTGAGAATGAAAAAACAAACAATTCATTGA
- the tnpC gene encoding IS66 family transposase translates to MTDINKQELPEEVLKYIDSLENKVTLLEDELRLLRSKHFGKSSEKMPLQKELFEEFEETPMEEEPDEEIIVSEYKKKKPGRKPISDELPRKDIIHDISEEDKKCACGHELVKIDEVVTERIQVIPEKVYVERHIRPKYACRNCEGSGDEEKPVFRIAPAAPSLIPGSIITAGLLAYILTNKICDYLPFYRQEKRFERFGIPISRQNMSSWTIKAYKKLQILYDIMKTHIKTGNYLQMDETVLKVHGEDGKLDSSNSYIWVSRGGPVGSEIVLYEYNRSRNANYIKDFTQGFSGFVQSDGYPGYDKIFKDNDDIIHVGCLAHARRALYDAYVASKQKNKSNVVINKIQKIYNVEKKLRAKNMTPGEFIADRRKQVEPLLEDLKKWLDKKAVNLRPESKLGKAVKYTLGQWDKIINYLDCAELTPDNNAAERVVKPMVMGRRNFLFSGSPEGAESLCFFYSIIETAKLNGLNPYAYLKWLFENVVLLSEGESMEHLTPWNCDMVEVNKIML, encoded by the coding sequence ATGACAGATATTAACAAGCAGGAATTACCTGAGGAAGTTTTAAAATATATAGATTCTCTTGAGAATAAGGTTACTCTTTTAGAAGATGAACTTCGCTTATTAAGAAGTAAACATTTCGGCAAATCTAGTGAAAAGATGCCTCTTCAAAAAGAACTCTTTGAGGAGTTTGAAGAAACTCCAATGGAAGAGGAGCCTGATGAAGAGATTATTGTTTCTGAATATAAAAAGAAAAAACCGGGAAGAAAGCCTATCAGTGATGAACTTCCAAGAAAAGATATAATTCATGATATTTCAGAAGAAGATAAAAAATGTGCTTGTGGTCATGAGCTTGTGAAAATAGATGAGGTTGTAACTGAGAGAATTCAGGTTATACCTGAAAAAGTATATGTAGAGAGACATATAAGACCTAAATATGCTTGTAGAAACTGTGAAGGTTCTGGAGATGAAGAGAAACCAGTTTTCAGAATTGCTCCTGCAGCTCCATCATTAATACCCGGTAGTATAATAACAGCAGGACTTCTTGCTTATATCCTGACTAATAAAATTTGTGACTATCTTCCATTTTATAGGCAGGAAAAGAGATTTGAACGGTTTGGAATCCCAATAAGCCGACAAAATATGTCTAGTTGGACTATAAAAGCATATAAAAAGCTTCAAATACTTTATGATATTATGAAAACCCACATAAAAACAGGTAATTATCTCCAGATGGATGAAACCGTTTTAAAAGTTCATGGAGAAGATGGGAAATTAGATTCAAGCAATTCATATATCTGGGTCTCCCGTGGAGGTCCAGTAGGCTCTGAAATTGTTTTATATGAATATAATAGATCGCGTAATGCCAATTATATAAAGGATTTCACACAAGGATTCTCCGGCTTTGTCCAGTCTGATGGATATCCCGGGTACGATAAAATATTTAAAGACAATGATGATATTATTCACGTAGGCTGTTTAGCTCATGCAAGGCGTGCTTTGTACGATGCTTATGTTGCTTCTAAACAGAAAAATAAGTCTAATGTTGTAATAAATAAGATCCAAAAGATATATAACGTAGAAAAAAAACTAAGGGCTAAGAATATGACTCCAGGTGAGTTTATTGCAGACAGAAGAAAGCAGGTTGAACCTCTTTTAGAAGACCTTAAAAAATGGTTGGACAAGAAGGCTGTAAATCTTCGACCAGAAAGTAAGCTCGGAAAAGCTGTGAAATATACTCTTGGACAGTGGGATAAAATCATTAACTATCTAGATTGTGCTGAACTAACTCCAGATAATAATGCTGCGGAGAGAGTCGTAAAACCTATGGTTATGGGTAGACGTAACTTCTTATTTTCTGGAAGTCCTGAAGGAGCAGAATCTCTATGTTTTTTCTACTCTATAATTGAAACTGCTAAACTTAATGGGTTAAATCCATACGCGTATTTAAAGTGGCTTTTTGAAAATGTAGTTTTACTTTCAGAAGGTGAATCGATGGAACACCTCACCCCTTGGAATTGTGATATGGTAGAAGTTAATAAGATTATGCTTTAA
- the tnpA gene encoding IS66 family insertion sequence element accessory protein TnpA: MKSRKSHEEWKLLVSEFNKSGQSVAAFSRENNLKASTFIYWVKMFSINTEKSNLVKIKPKTSNSKKTHDIKIIVNDTKIEICGVINSDKISKIIAVLMEVN, encoded by the coding sequence ATGAAAAGTCGAAAGAGCCACGAAGAGTGGAAATTATTAGTATCAGAGTTCAATAAATCAGGCCAGTCAGTTGCAGCTTTTAGTAGAGAAAATAACCTAAAAGCATCAACTTTTATTTATTGGGTTAAAATGTTCTCTATAAATACTGAAAAATCAAATTTGGTTAAGATAAAACCTAAAACGAGTAATTCTAAGAAAACTCATGATATTAAAATTATTGTTAATGATACAAAGATTGAGATCTGTGGAGTTATAAATTCAGATAAAATTAGTAAAATAATCGCTGTACTAATGGAAGTTAACTGA
- the tnpA gene encoding IS66 family insertion sequence element accessory protein TnpA, with product MKSKYTLEERKQLVIEQQKSGLTITEFTKQKNIKQTTFQNWLRRLKETESEKFVKVKLKSEKPLEPTLLMINSIKLEIPATVSSSKIAQIISVIREI from the coding sequence ATGAAATCGAAATATACTTTAGAAGAAAGAAAACAATTAGTTATAGAACAACAAAAATCAGGTTTAACAATAACAGAGTTTACTAAACAAAAAAATATTAAACAAACAACCTTTCAGAATTGGCTTAGGAGATTAAAAGAAACAGAGTCAGAAAAGTTTGTGAAAGTTAAATTGAAATCAGAGAAACCTTTAGAACCAACGCTGCTAATGATAAATAGTATTAAACTAGAGATTCCCGCCACAGTATCATCTTCAAAGATAGCTCAGATTATTTCTGTGATAAGAGAGATATAA
- a CDS encoding helix-turn-helix domain-containing protein: MKHKGFINYGLILSALGFIVFSLNCYNYYLKTNTFSFVNNLNILILIISITVLVTSFYKIGIYIQILCLSFTGLITFYLHPTDSSGILQLIIVLILIKKYNLFENRKILKTIIFSGIILITLVLSLIFKEQTLFSLIPTICLYAFFIFSTIFILKHERKKYILYENETKKELVELKEDYNIIKTNLKESNTFVDPVEAGLTAKELALLECLCIYRGTNIDLGQRLNKSPHTIKVQLTKIMIKIGAESRYDLMELCKNYFQLNNLSPQNR, translated from the coding sequence GTGAAACACAAAGGATTTATAAATTATGGGTTAATTCTATCTGCATTAGGATTTATTGTTTTTTCATTAAATTGTTATAATTATTATTTAAAAACCAACACCTTTTCATTTGTAAATAACTTAAATATTCTAATTCTAATTATTTCGATTACTGTATTAGTTACCAGCTTCTATAAAATAGGTATTTATATACAAATTCTATGCCTAAGTTTTACAGGTTTAATAACTTTTTATCTTCATCCTACTGACAGTTCTGGTATATTGCAATTAATAATTGTATTAATACTTATTAAAAAATATAACTTATTTGAAAATAGAAAAATACTAAAGACAATTATATTTTCAGGTATAATTTTAATAACTCTTGTATTATCATTAATTTTTAAAGAACAGACTTTATTTAGTTTGATTCCAACGATATGTTTGTATGCTTTTTTTATATTTTCAACAATATTCATATTAAAGCATGAAAGAAAGAAATATATATTATACGAAAATGAGACCAAGAAAGAATTAGTAGAACTAAAAGAGGATTATAATATTATTAAAACTAATCTTAAAGAGTCAAATACTTTTGTGGATCCTGTAGAGGCTGGATTAACCGCTAAAGAGTTAGCGTTATTAGAATGTTTATGTATATATAGAGGTACTAATATTGATTTAGGACAAAGATTAAATAAATCACCTCATACAATAAAGGTTCAGCTTACCAAAATAATGATTAAAATAGGTGCTGAAAGTAGATACGATCTAATGGAGTTATGTAAAAACTACTTTCAACTAAACAATTTGTCCCCACAAAATAGGTAA
- a CDS encoding transglutaminase-like domain-containing protein, producing the protein MKIINKSVFTVLYFLVSITIMADSIDKKWESTIKEKNIITGKSKTVMKTDSNCTDGYYRIISTENIGALGIKEDRMDYTCTLEVKTSINNKMLSYKLDWFLNNGRTILIIDMKWTDNEYKYSITNSYGKIENGAISYSGPLELYERGSFWSLELLLEKELNYPRMVISPQSILLSKSVINSISFDEEIKNPNTNYKQIKVLPNDDLLTLDNSNQIIHIAIPEYDSEIVNYLITSPVTPYNIEHRLLVPTKGLKPHHNRIKNIEVIIENCDFNGINSSLNTNNMNLSQQLENENTRDYLHFKLKEQNIGTKSLNNEIISNGKKNRYLEAEFLIEANDREIIKKAVEITERSTNINDSIKYIQQWIYQNIKYKHTKGSALNTLQVKAGDCESMSYLAIALFRAIKVPARIVHGIAYSTDIESYVKHSWYEISPNNKDWYSLDATSGIETAVDASYINLPPETTNWKGMSVYIKSVG; encoded by the coding sequence ATGAAGATAATAAATAAAAGTGTTTTTACAGTTCTATATTTTTTAGTGTCTATAACAATAATGGCAGACTCTATTGATAAAAAATGGGAATCAACTATAAAAGAAAAAAATATAATTACAGGAAAATCAAAAACTGTAATGAAAACTGATTCTAACTGTACAGATGGATATTATAGAATTATCTCTACTGAAAATATAGGTGCTCTTGGAATAAAAGAAGATAGAATGGATTATACATGCACCCTAGAAGTTAAAACTTCCATAAACAATAAAATGTTATCGTATAAATTAGATTGGTTTTTAAATAATGGTAGGACAATTCTTATCATTGATATGAAGTGGACAGATAATGAATATAAATATAGCATTACTAATTCTTATGGTAAAATTGAAAATGGAGCTATTTCTTATTCTGGTCCATTAGAGTTATATGAACGTGGGAGTTTTTGGTCTCTCGAACTGTTATTAGAAAAAGAATTAAATTATCCAAGAATGGTTATTTCACCACAATCTATATTATTATCTAAATCGGTTATAAATAGTATTTCATTTGATGAAGAGATAAAGAATCCTAATACGAACTATAAACAGATAAAGGTTTTACCAAATGATGATTTATTAACACTAGATAATAGTAATCAAATTATTCATATTGCCATTCCAGAATATGATTCTGAAATTGTTAATTATTTAATTACAAGTCCAGTTACTCCGTATAATATAGAACACAGACTTCTAGTTCCTACAAAAGGATTAAAACCTCATCATAATAGAATAAAAAATATAGAAGTTATAATAGAAAATTGTGATTTTAATGGAATAAACTCATCTCTTAATACTAATAATATGAATTTATCTCAACAACTAGAAAATGAAAATACAAGAGATTATCTTCATTTTAAATTAAAAGAACAAAATATTGGTACAAAGTCTTTAAATAATGAAATTATTTCTAATGGAAAAAAAAATAGATATTTAGAAGCCGAATTTTTAATTGAAGCAAATGATAGGGAGATAATAAAAAAAGCTGTAGAAATAACAGAAAGATCTACTAATATAAATGACTCTATTAAATATATTCAACAATGGATATATCAGAATATTAAATATAAACACACAAAAGGTTCTGCACTAAACACACTGCAAGTAAAAGCTGGAGATTGTGAATCTATGTCATATTTAGCAATTGCATTATTTCGAGCAATAAAAGTACCCGCACGAATTGTCCATGGGATTGCATATTCTACAGATATTGAAAGTTATGTAAAACACTCATGGTACGAAATAAGTCCTAATAATAAGGACTGGTATTCATTAGATGCAACTTCTGGTATTGAAACTGCAGTTGATGCGAGTTATATAAATTTACCTCCAGAAACAACAAATTGGAAAGGTATGTCGGTATATATCAAATCAGTTGGGTAA
- the tnpB gene encoding IS66 family insertion sequence element accessory protein TnpB (TnpB, as the term is used for proteins encoded by IS66 family insertion elements, is considered an accessory protein, since TnpC, encoded by a neighboring gene, is a DDE family transposase.), with protein MFLDLTKISIFVRPGSTDMRSQINGLSVLAESEMKLDSGSGSLFLFCSKNRKNLKCIYWDKNGFAMWQKKLEKDKFPWPQTADDAEEITLEQLKLLLSGIDFWKAHKEIYFKEMN; from the coding sequence ATGTTTTTAGACCTAACTAAAATATCAATCTTCGTTCGCCCTGGATCAACAGATATGAGATCTCAGATTAATGGGTTATCAGTTTTAGCTGAAAGTGAAATGAAATTAGATTCTGGTTCTGGAAGTTTATTTTTGTTTTGTAGCAAAAACAGAAAAAACTTGAAATGTATATACTGGGATAAAAATGGTTTTGCAATGTGGCAAAAGAAACTCGAGAAAGATAAGTTCCCATGGCCACAAACGGCAGATGATGCAGAAGAGATAACTTTAGAACAATTAAAACTTCTATTGTCTGGTATAGATTTTTGGAAAGCCCATAAAGAAATATATTTTAAAGAGATGAATTAA
- a CDS encoding radical SAM peptide maturase, CXXX-repeat target family, producing the protein MVLGNGGAQSWKGGNALNVTFVVTNDCNLICNYCYVCNRDEILRMPFNVAKDAVDYIINNSDKFDFDSVMFDFIGGEPFIEIDLISKLCDYIKNKLYVEKHRWFGNFQFSISTNGLLYKTDKVQKFIKSNKEILGIGFSIDGNKDKHDLQRIYKNGKGSYDDVMSNFDLYRSQFPGIQSTKATFSHEDLVYLKDSILSLWENGIEEVNSNIVYEDVWVEGDPEIFEKQLKELADTIIEKELYNNFECTFFDPSLGRPLNGRNNNWCSCGDNMIAVDYKGDFFPCNRFTSATLSNKKERIIGNIKTGIDANKRRAYRALTSSHQSQSKCLECDIASGCSWCQGYNYDESATGTIFHRATYICKMHEARVSANNYFWSQLALKKSIDKGILRGRSKHLYIMLSNNVIEHCSYSSDDVLTRSIDPEILIEAFEFAKNNNFCPIILSPKTGVSNELQPILAQNLFYEISNEGKESNKIIVLSNETENEYQNTIIHLDKSNIVGLGTKIIDLLQVSTRVNIIVKDFSTMNNQDFILYENELLSVVPFLSSQFNNRRFLKEVNVITDRLMINNMSNCKAGDKSLTVSPEGNIFPCAAFYFDNAIGIMGNVKTGLTDNNLDRYKLHSSSLCENCTAYHCKRCIYDNIKNTSEITVPTQEQCELSYREMNVSRILKENIDNKFIDNKLSEIKFNDSLDPLDKLLTTVKLVRN; encoded by the coding sequence GTGGTTTTAGGTAATGGAGGAGCGCAATCCTGGAAGGGTGGTAATGCTTTAAATGTAACCTTTGTAGTAACAAATGATTGCAATCTTATATGTAATTATTGTTATGTATGTAATAGGGATGAAATATTAAGAATGCCATTTAATGTAGCAAAAGATGCTGTAGATTATATAATAAATAACAGTGATAAATTTGATTTTGACTCAGTAATGTTCGATTTTATTGGAGGAGAACCATTCATTGAAATAGATCTAATCAGTAAATTATGTGATTATATAAAAAATAAATTATATGTAGAAAAACATAGATGGTTTGGCAATTTTCAATTTTCTATATCTACTAATGGTCTTTTATATAAAACGGATAAAGTTCAAAAATTCATCAAAAGTAATAAAGAAATCCTTGGAATAGGTTTTAGTATTGATGGGAATAAGGATAAGCATGATCTCCAACGAATATATAAAAATGGTAAAGGTTCTTATGATGATGTAATGAGTAATTTTGATTTATATAGATCTCAATTCCCTGGTATTCAATCAACTAAAGCAACATTTAGTCATGAGGATTTGGTTTATTTGAAAGATAGTATATTAAGTCTATGGGAAAACGGTATAGAAGAAGTAAATTCAAATATTGTATATGAAGATGTTTGGGTTGAAGGTGATCCTGAAATATTTGAAAAGCAGTTGAAAGAGTTAGCCGATACGATAATAGAAAAGGAATTGTATAATAACTTTGAGTGTACATTCTTTGATCCAAGTCTAGGTCGTCCTCTAAATGGGCGTAACAACAATTGGTGTTCATGTGGTGATAATATGATCGCAGTAGATTATAAAGGGGATTTCTTTCCATGCAATAGGTTTACTAGTGCAACTTTGAGCAATAAAAAGGAAAGAATTATAGGAAATATTAAAACTGGAATTGATGCGAATAAAAGAAGGGCTTATAGAGCTTTAACTTCTTCTCATCAAAGTCAATCCAAATGTTTAGAGTGTGATATTGCAAGTGGGTGTTCTTGGTGTCAGGGGTATAATTATGATGAGTCAGCTACAGGCACAATTTTTCATAGAGCAACATATATATGTAAAATGCATGAAGCAAGAGTAAGTGCTAATAATTATTTCTGGAGCCAATTAGCTCTAAAAAAAAGTATTGATAAAGGTATTTTACGTGGTAGATCAAAACATTTATATATAATGTTAAGTAATAATGTTATAGAACATTGTTCATATTCAAGCGATGATGTTTTAACACGAAGTATTGATCCCGAAATATTGATAGAAGCATTTGAATTTGCTAAAAATAACAATTTTTGCCCAATAATATTATCACCTAAAACAGGAGTTTCAAACGAATTACAACCAATTTTAGCCCAAAATTTATTTTATGAGATTAGTAATGAAGGTAAAGAATCTAATAAAATAATTGTATTATCTAACGAAACAGAAAACGAATATCAAAATACAATCATACATTTGGATAAATCAAATATTGTAGGTCTAGGAACAAAAATCATAGATCTACTTCAAGTAAGCACTAGAGTTAATATTATTGTTAAAGATTTTTCAACAATGAACAATCAAGATTTTATTCTGTATGAAAATGAATTATTAAGCGTTGTACCCTTTTTATCTTCACAATTTAATAATCGTAGATTCCTTAAAGAGGTAAATGTCATAACTGACAGATTAATGATTAACAATATGTCAAATTGTAAAGCTGGTGATAAAAGTCTTACAGTCTCTCCTGAAGGAAACATATTTCCATGTGCAGCATTTTATTTCGATAATGCCATTGGTATTATGGGTAATGTAAAAACAGGTCTAACAGATAATAATTTGGACAGATATAAACTTCATTCATCATCTTTATGTGAGAATTGTACAGCCTATCACTGTAAAAGATGCATATACGATAATATAAAAAACACCTCAGAAATAACAGTACCTACGCAAGAACAGTGTGAATTAAGTTATAGAGAAATGAATGTATCAAGAATTTTAAAGGAAAACATTGATAATAAATTTATTGACAATAAGTTATCGGAAATTAAGTTCAATGATTCTTTAGATCCATTGGACAAATTATTAACAACTGTAAAATTAGTTAGAAATTAA
- a CDS encoding ATP-binding cassette domain-containing protein, which produces MRTIIKLLMKMYDHYEGTIQIGTTDIKDIPIKQLSEHISVLSQHSYIFSSSFVDHFRWVKSDVTQVEVESICKKVLLHDYIMSLPYGYNTIINSQMCKLSGGMSQRLAVARVLIRNSPIIIFDEIENSLDIESKEVYRKILQDLSKDHTIIVITHNHKSLFNFDAILKVKNGELFLDNISQTQKV; this is translated from the coding sequence ATACGTACAATTATTAAGCTCTTAATGAAAATGTATGATCACTATGAAGGAACAATTCAAATAGGCACAACTGATATTAAAGATATTCCTATAAAACAATTAAGTGAGCACATATCTGTTCTAAGTCAGCATTCGTATATATTCTCTAGTTCTTTTGTTGACCATTTTAGGTGGGTTAAAAGTGATGTAACGCAGGTAGAAGTTGAATCAATATGTAAAAAGGTTCTGTTACATGATTATATTATGAGTCTCCCTTATGGCTATAATACTATTATTAATAGCCAGATGTGCAAGCTTTCCGGTGGTATGTCACAACGCTTAGCAGTCGCGAGGGTTTTAATCAGAAATAGTCCAATTATAATCTTTGATGAAATTGAAAATTCATTAGATATAGAATCAAAAGAAGTCTATAGAAAAATATTACAGGATCTAAGCAAGGATCATACAATAATCGTGATAACACATAATCATAAATCATTATTTAATTTTGATGCTATTTTGAAGGTTAAAAACGGGGAATTATTTTTGGATAATATTAGTCAAACACAGAAAGTATAA
- the tnpB gene encoding IS66 family insertion sequence element accessory protein TnpB (TnpB, as the term is used for proteins encoded by IS66 family insertion elements, is considered an accessory protein, since TnpC, encoded by a neighboring gene, is a DDE family transposase.) has protein sequence MILDFTNLSIYVRPGVTDMRKQINGLSVLTEDEMGMDSGSGSLFLFCSRNRKTLKCIYWDRNGFCMWQKKLEKDKFPWPMTEEDAQEITFEQLKLLLDGIDFWKAHKEIKFKEMN, from the coding sequence ATGATACTAGATTTTACAAACCTATCTATATATGTAAGACCTGGAGTAACAGATATGAGAAAACAAATAAATGGCTTATCTGTACTGACAGAAGACGAAATGGGAATGGATTCCGGTTCAGGAAGCCTTTTTCTATTTTGTAGCCGTAACAGAAAAACATTAAAGTGTATTTACTGGGATCGAAATGGATTCTGTATGTGGCAAAAAAAACTAGAAAAAGATAAGTTCCCATGGCCAATGACTGAGGAAGATGCTCAAGAAATAACTTTTGAACAGTTAAAGCTACTTTTAGATGGTATTGATTTTTGGAAAGCCCATAAAGAAATAAAGTTTAAAGAAATGAACTAA